The Enterobacter kobei genome has a segment encoding these proteins:
- the maeB gene encoding NADP-dependent oxaloacetate-decarboxylating malate dehydrogenase: MDEQLKQSALDFHEFPVPGKIQVSPTKPLATQRDLALAYSPGVAAPCLEIEKDPLAAYKYTARGNLVAVISNGTAVLGLGNIGALAGKPVMEGKGVLFKKFAGIDVFDIEVDELDPDKFINVVAALEPTFGGINLEDIKAPECFYIEQKLRERMNIPVFHDDQHGTAIISTAAILNGLRVVEKNLSDVRMVVSGAGAAAIACMNLLVALGMQKHNIVVCDSKGVIYKGREPNMAETKAAYAVDDDGKRTLEDVIDGADIFLGCSGPKVLTQEMVKKMARAPMILALANPEPEILPPLAKAVREDAIICTGRSDYPNQVNNVLCFPFIFRGALDVGATAINEEMKLAAVHAIAELAHAEQSEVVASAYGDQDLSFGPDYIIPKPFDPRLIVKIAPAVAKAAMDSGVATRPIQDFDAYVDKLTEFVYKTNLFMKPIFSQARADAKRVVLAEGEEARVLHATQELVSLGLAKPILIGRPSVIEMRIQKLGLQIKPGVDFEIVNNESDPRFKEYWNEYYAIMKRRGITQEQAQRAVISNTTVIGAIMVHRGEADALICGTIGDYHEHFSVVQEIFGYREGVHAAGAMNALLLPSGNTFIADTYVNDDPTPDELAEITVMAAETVRRFGIEPKVALLSHSNFGSSKSAAACKMRQTLERVRERAPELMIDGEMHGDAALVESIRNERMPDSPLKGSANILIMPNVEAARISYNLLRVSSSEGVTVGPVLMGVAKPVHVLTPIASVRRIVNMVALAVVEAQTQPL; this comes from the coding sequence ATGGATGAGCAGTTGAAACAGAGTGCCCTCGATTTTCACGAGTTCCCCGTTCCGGGCAAAATCCAGGTTTCCCCAACCAAGCCGCTGGCGACTCAGCGCGATCTGGCTCTTGCCTACTCACCGGGCGTGGCGGCACCGTGTCTGGAAATCGAAAAAGATCCGCTGGCGGCCTATAAGTACACCGCGCGCGGTAACCTGGTCGCGGTGATCTCTAACGGTACGGCGGTACTCGGCCTTGGCAACATTGGTGCGCTGGCGGGTAAGCCGGTGATGGAAGGGAAGGGCGTTCTATTCAAGAAATTCGCCGGTATCGACGTGTTCGATATCGAAGTGGACGAGCTGGACCCGGATAAATTCATTAACGTCGTCGCCGCGCTGGAGCCAACCTTCGGCGGTATCAACCTGGAAGACATCAAAGCGCCGGAATGTTTCTATATCGAGCAGAAGCTGCGCGAGCGTATGAACATCCCCGTGTTCCATGACGACCAGCACGGTACGGCCATTATCAGCACCGCCGCCATTCTGAACGGCCTGCGCGTGGTCGAGAAAAATCTTTCCGACGTGCGTATGGTGGTCTCCGGCGCGGGCGCGGCGGCCATCGCCTGTATGAACCTGCTGGTGGCGCTGGGGATGCAGAAACACAACATCGTGGTTTGCGATTCCAAAGGCGTGATCTACAAAGGCCGTGAGCCAAACATGGCGGAAACCAAAGCGGCGTATGCGGTGGACGATGACGGCAAACGCACGCTTGAGGACGTGATTGACGGTGCGGACATCTTCCTTGGCTGCTCGGGCCCGAAAGTGCTGACCCAGGAGATGGTGAAGAAGATGGCGCGTGCGCCAATGATCCTGGCCCTGGCGAACCCTGAACCGGAAATTCTGCCGCCGCTGGCGAAAGCGGTGCGTGAAGACGCCATTATCTGTACCGGCCGTTCGGACTACCCGAACCAGGTGAACAACGTGCTCTGCTTCCCGTTCATCTTCCGTGGCGCGCTGGACGTTGGTGCAACGGCGATCAACGAAGAGATGAAGCTGGCAGCGGTTCACGCCATCGCGGAACTGGCGCATGCCGAGCAGAGCGAAGTGGTGGCTTCTGCCTATGGCGATCAGGATCTGAGCTTCGGGCCTGACTACATCATCCCTAAACCGTTTGACCCGCGACTGATCGTGAAGATCGCGCCAGCGGTGGCCAAAGCGGCAATGGACTCCGGGGTGGCAACGCGTCCGATCCAGGACTTCGACGCTTACGTTGATAAACTCACCGAGTTCGTCTACAAAACCAACCTGTTTATGAAGCCAATTTTCTCTCAGGCCCGCGCGGACGCAAAACGCGTGGTGCTGGCGGAAGGGGAAGAGGCGCGCGTGCTGCATGCCACCCAGGAGCTGGTGAGCCTCGGGCTGGCGAAGCCGATCCTGATTGGTCGTCCGAGCGTCATCGAGATGCGCATTCAGAAACTGGGGCTGCAGATTAAGCCGGGTGTGGACTTTGAGATCGTCAATAACGAATCCGATCCGCGCTTTAAAGAGTACTGGAACGAATACTACGCGATCATGAAGCGTCGTGGGATCACCCAGGAGCAGGCGCAGCGGGCGGTGATCAGCAATACCACGGTGATCGGCGCGATTATGGTCCATCGCGGCGAAGCGGATGCGCTGATCTGCGGTACCATCGGCGATTACCACGAGCATTTCAGCGTGGTGCAGGAGATCTTCGGCTACCGCGAAGGGGTTCACGCCGCCGGAGCGATGAACGCGCTGCTGCTGCCAAGCGGGAACACGTTTATCGCCGATACCTACGTTAACGACGATCCAACCCCGGACGAGCTGGCGGAGATCACCGTGATGGCGGCAGAAACCGTGCGTCGCTTTGGTATTGAGCCGAAAGTGGCGCTGCTGTCGCACTCTAACTTTGGTTCGTCTAAATCAGCGGCGGCGTGCAAAATGCGTCAGACGCTGGAGCGGGTGCGCGAGCGTGCGCCGGAGCTGATGATTGACGGAGAAATGCACGGCGATGCCGCGCTGGTGGAAAGCATCCGCAACGAGCGTATGCCGGACAGTCCGCTGAAAGGCTCGGCAAACATCCTGATTATGCCGAACGTGGAAGCGGCGCGTATCAGCTACAACCTGCTGCGCGTATCCAGCTCTGAAGGGGTGACCGTAGGGCCGGTACTGATGGGCGTGGCGAAACCGGTGCATGTATTAACGCCGATTGCCTCTGTGCGACGCATCGTGAACATGGTGGCGCTGGCGGTGGTTGAGGCGCAGACGCAGCCTCTGTAG
- the tal gene encoding transaldolase: protein MNQLDGIKQFTTVVADSGDIESIRHYQPEDATTNPSLLLKAAGLAHFSHLIDDAIAYGKKRGKTQEQQVAEASDKLAVNFGAEILKSIPGRVSTEVDARLSFDKEKSITKARRLVELYQEQGIDTSRILIKLASTWEGIRAAEVLEKEGIHCNLTLLFSFAQARACAEAGVFLVSPFVGRIYDWYQAKQPMDPYVVEEDPGVKSVRNIYDYYKQHRYETIVMGASFRRTEQILALAGCDRLTISPNLLKELQDKEETVIRKLVPTSTVLPKPKAMTEAEFRWEHNQDAMAVDKLAEGIRLFAVDQRKLEDLLAAKL from the coding sequence ATGAACCAGCTAGACGGCATCAAACAATTCACCACCGTGGTTGCGGACAGCGGCGATATCGAGTCGATTCGCCACTATCAGCCGGAGGACGCGACCACCAACCCTTCCCTGCTTCTGAAAGCGGCAGGGCTTGCCCATTTTAGCCATCTGATTGATGACGCGATTGCTTACGGCAAGAAGCGCGGCAAAACGCAGGAGCAACAGGTTGCCGAAGCCAGCGACAAACTGGCGGTTAATTTTGGTGCAGAAATTCTGAAAAGCATTCCAGGACGCGTCTCGACCGAAGTGGACGCCCGCCTCTCGTTCGATAAAGAAAAGAGTATTACGAAAGCGCGTCGTCTGGTTGAACTCTACCAGGAGCAGGGAATTGATACGTCACGCATTCTGATCAAGCTCGCGTCGACGTGGGAAGGTATCCGCGCGGCAGAGGTGCTGGAAAAAGAGGGTATCCACTGCAACCTGACGCTGCTGTTCTCGTTTGCACAGGCACGCGCCTGTGCTGAAGCGGGCGTGTTCCTCGTCTCGCCGTTTGTCGGGCGCATCTACGACTGGTATCAGGCGAAACAGCCCATGGACCCGTACGTAGTCGAGGAAGATCCGGGCGTGAAGTCAGTGCGAAATATCTACGACTACTACAAACAGCACCGCTATGAAACCATCGTGATGGGGGCCAGCTTCCGCCGTACCGAGCAGATCCTCGCCCTGGCAGGCTGCGACCGCCTGACCATCTCCCCTAACCTGCTTAAAGAATTACAGGACAAAGAAGAGACGGTGATCCGCAAACTGGTGCCAACCTCCACCGTCCTGCCGAAACCGAAGGCCATGACCGAAGCCGAGTTCCGCTGGGAGCACAATCAGGACGCGATGGCCGTGGATAAACTGGCGGAAGGCATCCGCCTGTTCGCCGTCGACCAGCGCAAACTTGAAGACCTACTCGCCGCCAAACTTTAA